In Blautia wexlerae DSM 19850, a single window of DNA contains:
- a CDS encoding helix-turn-helix domain-containing protein, whose product MNFKELLYRARQGDEDAILEIFEMYRPLLIKNALVEGIFDEDLYQELTAELLKCIRYFRDVE is encoded by the coding sequence ATGAATTTTAAAGAATTGTTATACCGGGCAAGGCAAGGGGATGAAGATGCTATTCTGGAAATATTTGAAATGTACCGACCACTTTTAATTAAAAATGCTTTGGTAGAAGGGATTTTTGATGAAGATCTGTATCAGGAATTGACAGCAGAATTGCTGAAGTGCATACGGTATTTTAGAGATGTAGAATAG
- a CDS encoding sensor histidine kinase: MNIEILKDLFSAFNIILLFYILGERMEKRVTKKLRLVLGLVIAIMLSIIENSLHTHIIYSFISITIISLSAGRIIWKYSLKYCFIINCIFLSFISLAQVLACTIEYIQTEKFLLELPDNYQIQMLIMSEIIITIGVLISVKLIRKIPTQINTLNFVTIVIPNLISIIVMLLLGDKLYYSTYMFTNIESVITIMLAGFVLIIGSMCNVVLLEYYLNAKQIESEKKLQLKEMSLQYDYYVRLERDMDGVRRIAHDIRNHLEALRGSNDEKEKEEYIGSIENKLDRYESYCNTGNAFIDSILHRKKMDAIEQGIELKILADLRPFANMKNEDLCVVISNILDNALRECELRKKEEPGKENLIQLRAGKFRGFLSIVCENSIRKNQAKYVVSSREIQTTKPDKSRHGYGIKNVKNIVRKYGGEYSIQVRDGMFCFSIIVPL; the protein is encoded by the coding sequence ATGAATATAGAGATATTGAAAGATTTATTTTCTGCCTTTAATATTATATTACTTTTTTATATATTAGGCGAGAGAATGGAAAAAAGAGTAACCAAGAAATTGAGGCTTGTTTTGGGTCTTGTTATTGCAATAATGCTTTCAATTATAGAAAACAGTTTACATACACATATTATCTATAGTTTTATTTCAATAACCATAATTTCTTTGAGTGCGGGAAGAATTATATGGAAATATAGTTTGAAATACTGTTTTATTATAAACTGTATTTTTCTTTCCTTTATATCATTGGCACAGGTGCTTGCGTGTACGATTGAATATATACAAACAGAAAAATTTTTATTGGAACTTCCAGACAATTACCAAATACAAATGTTAATAATGTCTGAGATTATTATTACGATAGGTGTATTGATTAGTGTTAAATTAATCCGGAAAATACCTACGCAAATTAACACCCTAAATTTTGTCACTATTGTAATACCAAATCTGATAAGTATAATTGTAATGTTACTATTAGGGGATAAGTTATATTATAGTACGTATATGTTTACTAATATAGAGTCTGTGATAACGATTATGCTAGCGGGTTTTGTTTTGATTATAGGAAGCATGTGCAATGTTGTGTTATTAGAATATTATCTAAATGCAAAACAGATTGAAAGTGAGAAGAAATTGCAGCTAAAGGAAATGAGTCTTCAATATGATTATTATGTAAGGTTGGAGAGAGATATGGATGGTGTAAGGCGTATTGCACATGATATACGAAATCATTTGGAAGCTTTACGAGGAAGCAATGATGAGAAGGAGAAAGAAGAATATATTGGCAGTATAGAGAATAAATTGGATCGATATGAGAGTTATTGTAACACAGGAAATGCTTTTATTGACAGTATATTGCATAGGAAGAAAATGGATGCAATAGAGCAAGGGATTGAACTAAAAATTCTTGCGGATTTACGTCCGTTTGCTAATATGAAAAATGAGGATTTATGTGTTGTTATCTCAAATATTTTGGATAATGCTTTAAGAGAATGTGAATTAAGGAAAAAGGAGGAGCCAGGAAAAGAAAATTTAATTCAATTGCGAGCTGGTAAATTTAGAGGTTTTTTATCAATTGTATGTGAAAATAGTATAAGAAAAAATCAGGCAAAATATGTTGTATCAAGTAGGGAAATCCAAACAACAAAGCCAGATAAGAGCCGTCATGGATATGGTATTAAAAATGTAAAAAATATAGTACGAAAATATGGTGGAGAATATTCTATACAAGTAAGAGATGGCATGTTTTGTTTTTCAATTATTGTACCTTTGTGA
- a CDS encoding S8 family serine peptidase, giving the protein MKIGVLDTDGDFKHRFFRDKKLDIRRKSINGEYRKYGIGFTHGEMVCSMILKENPQAEIILYPIISENMKCSVLELIRGIESLIESGVDIINLSVGDEYNYHPELESICKDAQRQGILIVAAHSNRNVYATYPADLSFVVGVKCIDKNSPEKIMLFDESHNEVIFSSSYFSLYHLEIPRLIQGNSFACAKISGLLSCHKDSFREALKNFEYSFLNHYYPCESLKQKQCLFCTNRPNDQMEQRFINEVTNTIANFTIEDMDSEMVRQLHDWEILFIDCDSYQAVLPYKDKIRDFKILHQEKEIVLRYPLFSLEERMNLDLQYRALIHQFFI; this is encoded by the coding sequence ATGAAAATTGGTGTCTTAGATACAGATGGAGATTTTAAACATAGATTTTTTAGAGATAAGAAACTAGATATAAGAAGAAAAAGCATCAATGGAGAATATAGAAAATATGGTATTGGATTTACTCATGGAGAAATGGTTTGTTCAATGATTTTAAAAGAAAATCCACAAGCGGAAATTATATTATATCCCATTATTTCGGAGAATATGAAATGTTCTGTCTTGGAATTGATTAGGGGAATCGAATCACTAATTGAATCCGGTGTTGATATCATTAATTTAAGTGTAGGAGATGAATATAATTACCACCCAGAACTAGAAAGTATCTGCAAAGACGCTCAAAGACAAGGGATACTAATAGTAGCAGCACATTCAAACAGGAACGTATATGCAACATATCCGGCTGATTTATCATTTGTAGTAGGTGTAAAATGCATTGACAAAAACTCACCTGAAAAAATTATGTTGTTCGATGAAAGCCACAATGAGGTTATTTTCTCTTCAAGCTATTTTTCTTTGTATCATTTGGAAATTCCCAGATTGATACAGGGAAATAGTTTTGCATGTGCTAAAATTTCAGGATTATTGAGTTGTCATAAGGACAGTTTTAGAGAAGCGTTAAAGAATTTCGAATATAGTTTTTTGAATCATTATTATCCATGTGAATCTTTAAAACAAAAACAATGCTTATTTTGTACTAATCGTCCGAATGATCAGATGGAGCAGAGGTTTATAAATGAAGTAACAAATACGATTGCAAATTTTACAATTGAGGATATGGATTCAGAAATGGTTAGACAATTGCACGATTGGGAAATACTTTTTATAGATTGCGATAGTTATCAGGCTGTTTTACCATATAAAGATAAAATACGTGATTTTAAAATTTTGCACCAAGAAAAAGAAATTGTTTTACGGTATCCATTATTTAGTTTGGAAGAACGTATGAATTTAGATTTACAATACAGAGCTTTGATTCATCAATTTTTTATATGA
- a CDS encoding LytR/AlgR family response regulator transcription factor, translating into MIKIAICDDEEVFLNTLERMIRNYEKTIKEKLLIKRYTKPLYLMDSLAEDFQVFFLDMQMPNMDGFELARVIRKYDEKSTIIFVTSHREYGLGCFEFDPANYIIKPITQIQVDCELNRVIRKINSGEREYIGVKSNAGFMKLFLSDIQYIETVDRNVVFHTVSKGDVIGRFKMQDLEVRLEKYAFYRCHNGVIVNLDYVDYVQEFMIVLVSGEKIYTTKSRKKELIKKLAERTGSA; encoded by the coding sequence GTGATAAAAATTGCAATATGTGATGATGAAGAAGTATTCTTGAATACTCTTGAAAGAATGATTAGGAATTATGAGAAGACTATAAAGGAAAAATTATTAATAAAAAGATATACCAAGCCATTATATTTAATGGATTCACTGGCAGAAGATTTTCAAGTATTTTTCTTGGATATGCAGATGCCTAATATGGATGGATTTGAATTGGCTAGGGTAATAAGAAAATATGATGAAAAATCAACAATTATTTTTGTGACATCCCATAGAGAATATGGGTTAGGGTGTTTCGAATTTGATCCGGCGAATTATATAATTAAACCTATTACCCAAATTCAAGTTGATTGTGAATTGAATCGTGTTATACGAAAAATTAATTCAGGAGAACGAGAATATATTGGAGTGAAAAGTAACGCAGGTTTCATGAAATTGTTTCTTTCAGATATCCAGTACATTGAGACGGTAGATAGGAATGTAGTATTCCATACGGTTAGTAAAGGAGATGTAATAGGACGATTTAAGATGCAGGATTTGGAAGTCCGTTTAGAAAAATATGCGTTTTATAGATGTCATAATGGTGTGATTGTTAATTTGGATTATGTTGATTATGTCCAAGAATTTATGATTGTGTTGGTAAGTGGAGAAAAAATTTATACGACAAAATCTAGGAAAAAAGAACTGATTAAAAAACTAGCGGAACGGACTGGAAGTGCATAA
- a CDS encoding radical SAM/SPASM domain-containing protein — MECTIYLAEGCNLKCTYCYEGIDKKTGKMDIRTFDQTLAFIMKNRVENDKIHIVFLGGEPLLNKPLFFYAINKINSNYKEIRDQFKLEMTTNGVFLDDNVIKVVKEENINLSLSIDGEEHTQKRNRRSVYGDDTFSTISKNLQKLIEQQVMFNVRMTVTCNNVEDMYNNVCYFLERGVNRIYIAYNYFDNWDEIKLKILHEQMELLDSLYIHNIALTCCKVINLYDFKYTTFLAKRPIVFCSAGTTGHFVVNTEGDIYPCGYVANDEDWKIGTVWTGIEKEKFMFKVEKSVKKIHECQKCEKAFTCMSTRCGFLNYKASGWLNKPDVAICKLEQVLYWHNLKVFNALYQNKCPRLLEYVEIAKQYQLEPNDCVKYMIEE, encoded by the coding sequence ATGGAATGTACAATATATTTAGCAGAAGGATGTAATTTGAAATGTACATATTGTTATGAAGGAATAGATAAGAAGACGGGGAAAATGGATATAAGGACATTTGATCAAACTTTAGCATTTATTATGAAGAACAGAGTGGAAAACGATAAAATACATATTGTATTTTTGGGGGGAGAGCCATTGCTAAATAAACCCCTGTTTTTTTATGCGATTAATAAGATTAATTCAAATTACAAAGAAATTAGAGATCAATTCAAATTAGAAATGACAACGAATGGGGTATTTTTAGATGATAATGTAATAAAGGTTGTAAAGGAAGAAAATATTAATTTATCATTAAGTATCGATGGAGAAGAACATACACAAAAAAGGAATCGACGTTCAGTATATGGAGATGATACTTTTAGTACAATCAGCAAGAACCTTCAGAAGCTAATTGAGCAGCAGGTTATGTTTAATGTACGCATGACAGTAACATGTAATAATGTGGAAGATATGTACAATAATGTTTGTTACTTCTTAGAGAGAGGCGTAAACAGGATTTATATAGCGTATAATTATTTTGACAATTGGGATGAGATTAAATTAAAGATTCTTCATGAACAGATGGAGTTATTGGATTCGTTATATATTCACAATATTGCATTAACGTGTTGTAAAGTTATAAACCTTTATGATTTTAAGTACACTACATTTTTAGCGAAAAGACCCATTGTATTCTGTTCAGCTGGTACAACAGGGCATTTTGTAGTAAATACAGAGGGAGATATTTATCCCTGTGGCTATGTAGCTAATGACGAAGATTGGAAAATAGGAACTGTATGGACAGGCATAGAAAAAGAAAAGTTCATGTTCAAGGTAGAGAAATCTGTAAAAAAAATACATGAATGCCAAAAATGTGAGAAAGCATTTACTTGTATGTCTACAAGATGCGGTTTTCTTAATTATAAGGCAAGTGGATGGTTAAATAAGCCTGATGTAGCTATATGTAAATTAGAGCAGGTATTATACTGGCATAATTTGAAAGTTTTTAATGCGTTATACCAGAACAAGTGTCCAAGACTTTTAGAGTATGTAGAAATTGCGAAGCAATATCAACTGGAACCTAATGATTGTGTAAAATATATGATAGAAGAGTGA
- a CDS encoding LytR/AlgR family response regulator transcription factor, with product MLKVAICDDNEDFTKRIEEHTEHFSHENNIDVKVSRFISGPQLMLSYFYRKYDIIFLDITMPEMDGFETAERIRKIDSNVVIIFCSSFYNLPNLQKCVQVEAKDFLGKPVLYRKIELILNKVYNKKIINAEEKLMLKTQEGIIALQISDIIYMETENKAVVIHTANRNIVTYKKLYEFEKRLGDRLFYRCHQGYLVNLDYVERVQEDSLILKEKVTIPVSKSKKEELLKKMAKYVAYQL from the coding sequence ATGCTGAAAGTGGCAATATGTGATGATAACGAAGATTTTACTAAGAGGATTGAGGAGCATACAGAGCATTTTTCGCATGAAAATAATATAGATGTAAAAGTTAGTCGTTTTATAAGTGGTCCCCAATTGATGTTATCATATTTTTATAGAAAATATGATATAATATTTTTGGATATTACAATGCCAGAAATGGATGGTTTTGAGACTGCAGAAAGAATACGCAAGATAGATTCAAATGTTGTTATTATATTTTGTAGTTCATTTTATAATCTTCCAAATTTACAGAAATGTGTACAAGTTGAAGCAAAAGATTTTTTGGGAAAACCTGTGCTATATAGAAAAATTGAACTGATTTTGAATAAGGTCTACAATAAAAAAATTATAAATGCTGAGGAAAAACTTATGCTGAAAACCCAAGAAGGAATTATTGCATTACAAATTTCCGACATTATTTATATGGAAACTGAAAATAAGGCAGTTGTAATACATACAGCAAATAGAAATATTGTTACGTATAAAAAATTATATGAATTTGAGAAAAGATTGGGAGATAGGTTATTTTATCGTTGCCATCAGGGGTATTTAGTTAATTTAGATTATGTAGAACGAGTACAGGAGGATTCATTGATATTGAAGGAAAAAGTCACTATTCCAGTGAGTAAATCCAAAAAGGAAGAACTGCTAAAAAAAATGGCAAAATATGTGGCGTATCAGTTATAA
- a CDS encoding radical SAM protein yields MYSITLEVNQICNFSCDYCYLGKLSSKRMDFVTAYQAMEIAFLNAQRHPDHMVWIDFVGGETLLSYEFIRKVSDWIDLEAQKRNLEVKYSITTNGSIINQDILEWLIRKKVQVKISIDGGKEVQDKNRKYCDGSGTHDKIIDNIAQFHEYENRTKMRMQATHVVTRNNYEDLYNSVKYLVEDLEMQVIDSALDLSVEWNYEQLDFIAKEWEKVIEYNLMRIHKGKPFMWGLIIDMQQYFAPSVCKGCGVGAIRIYVRTDGSIYGCASNLTETGYLGDVKGGLIIHKVKHYLDNEQECLKCNQCIFKRNCLAKICLMNRTRQENGDEIPNWVMCYLEEKKQTLWNKYKEYIRILV; encoded by the coding sequence ATGTATTCGATAACATTAGAAGTAAATCAAATATGTAATTTTAGTTGTGATTACTGCTATCTGGGAAAATTATCTAGTAAGAGAATGGATTTTGTGACGGCTTATCAGGCAATGGAAATAGCATTTTTAAATGCACAGAGACATCCAGATCATATGGTTTGGATTGACTTTGTAGGAGGAGAGACTTTGCTAAGCTATGAATTCATACGAAAAGTATCTGATTGGATTGATTTAGAGGCACAAAAAAGAAATTTGGAAGTTAAATATTCTATTACAACAAATGGAAGTATTATAAATCAAGATATTTTAGAGTGGCTTATTCGCAAGAAGGTGCAGGTGAAAATTAGCATTGATGGAGGAAAAGAAGTACAAGATAAAAATCGTAAATATTGCGATGGAAGTGGAACACATGACAAAATAATTGATAATATTGCTCAATTTCATGAGTACGAGAATAGAACTAAGATGCGTATGCAAGCAACACACGTTGTAACGAGAAACAATTATGAAGATTTATATAATAGCGTCAAATATCTGGTAGAGGATCTAGAAATGCAAGTGATAGATTCTGCACTAGATTTGTCTGTAGAATGGAATTATGAACAGTTGGACTTTATAGCTAAAGAATGGGAAAAGGTTATAGAATACAATTTGATGAGAATTCATAAGGGAAAGCCTTTTATGTGGGGACTCATAATAGATATGCAACAATATTTTGCACCGTCTGTATGTAAAGGTTGCGGTGTCGGGGCCATACGAATTTATGTGAGGACTGATGGAAGTATCTATGGGTGTGCATCTAATTTAACAGAGACAGGTTATCTTGGAGATGTAAAGGGCGGATTGATTATTCATAAGGTAAAGCATTATTTGGATAATGAGCAAGAATGTTTGAAATGCAATCAGTGTATTTTCAAGAGAAATTGTTTAGCAAAAATTTGTTTGATGAATAGAACTAGGCAGGAAAATGGAGACGAAATACCCAATTGGGTAATGTGTTATTTAGAGGAAAAAAAACAGACATTGTGGAATAAATATAAAGAATATATAAGAATACTTGTATAG
- a CDS encoding ABC transporter ATP-binding protein, producing MKGKQSRPYLGFLKEYAFKKKLLPSYILTIAIIVLTAGVSLVRPELQGKVIDDLGNPHSTSLSAFMFLLAVFLGMLLLNYLMNYVQRYVVAVISEEIAADMRQKVEDKLSTVSVNFFEKIKLSDILLKVDKDVSAVKQCGITSIITLVSNIVILVVVPPYMFSIHKGIAVSNIILLVSVPFISRILGKLIQETSGQVLEGYNSITNILTNTYDNWFITRLFQCGQYVHDMYFEKNQKYKKETNRQNLLYILNTSTILVIQFIGTVIIWVVGAQEVFKGNMTIGTIMALMNYQTIIMNPIIGIAQFANEYHTAVVSLKDINGLLQYPDQKQGDGKKVTTVNNISLEEMSFSYPESNKQVFDRLNMNFEKGTLYGVHGKSGQGKSTLFKIITGVYQPTEGKVVVNDTDLQELDINSYWENTGYVMQRTQFFNDTVRRNMGLLHIVSEEEMDTVAECLDLYDEIHTLEMVWDTEIKIDPCNFSEGQMRRLDIMRNILKNSQILIFDEATANIDGKRRKSFYQLLHELSVDKIVIFATHNLEELEEADVIIDLNKFS from the coding sequence ATGAAAGGTAAACAAAGCCGCCCATATCTTGGATTTTTAAAAGAGTATGCTTTTAAGAAAAAGCTACTACCTTCCTACATTTTAACGATAGCGATAATTGTGTTAACAGCGGGGGTTTCTTTGGTGCGTCCAGAGCTGCAGGGAAAAGTGATAGATGATTTGGGGAATCCGCATAGTACCAGTTTATCTGCGTTTATGTTCCTTCTAGCTGTGTTCTTAGGAATGTTGCTACTGAACTACCTTATGAATTATGTACAGCGTTATGTTGTGGCTGTCATATCGGAAGAGATAGCAGCAGATATGCGACAAAAGGTAGAAGATAAATTATCAACAGTAAGCGTGAATTTTTTTGAGAAGATAAAGCTAAGTGACATTTTGCTGAAAGTAGATAAAGATGTTTCAGCAGTGAAACAATGTGGAATTACAAGTATTATCACATTGGTTTCCAATATTGTTATCCTGGTGGTTGTTCCTCCATATATGTTTTCTATCCATAAGGGAATTGCCGTATCCAATATTATCTTACTTGTCAGTGTTCCTTTTATTAGTAGAATCCTGGGGAAATTGATACAGGAAACCAGTGGTCAAGTATTGGAAGGATATAACAGCATCACGAATATTCTGACAAACACCTATGATAATTGGTTTATTACAAGACTCTTTCAATGTGGGCAATATGTGCATGATATGTACTTTGAGAAAAATCAGAAATACAAAAAAGAGACGAATCGCCAGAACTTGTTGTATATATTGAATACATCTACGATACTCGTGATTCAGTTTATAGGAACAGTCATAATTTGGGTAGTCGGTGCACAAGAAGTATTCAAAGGGAATATGACCATAGGTACCATTATGGCCTTGATGAACTACCAGACAATTATTATGAATCCTATTATTGGAATTGCACAGTTTGCTAACGAGTATCATACAGCCGTAGTTTCCTTAAAGGATATCAATGGTCTGCTTCAGTATCCGGATCAGAAACAAGGAGACGGAAAGAAAGTAACAACAGTTAACAACATTTCCTTAGAAGAGATGAGCTTTTCTTATCCAGAGTCAAATAAGCAGGTATTTGATCGGCTCAATATGAATTTCGAAAAAGGCACTCTTTACGGAGTTCATGGAAAAAGTGGACAAGGTAAAAGCACTCTGTTCAAAATTATAACAGGTGTGTATCAACCGACAGAAGGAAAAGTAGTTGTGAACGACACAGATTTGCAGGAATTAGATATTAACAGCTATTGGGAAAATACAGGATATGTTATGCAGCGTACACAGTTCTTCAATGATACAGTAAGACGGAATATGGGATTACTACATATTGTTTCAGAGGAAGAAATGGATACAGTGGCAGAGTGCTTGGATTTGTATGATGAAATCCATACTTTAGAAATGGTATGGGATACCGAGATAAAGATAGATCCATGCAATTTCTCAGAGGGACAAATGCGGCGTTTGGATATTATGAGGAATATTTTGAAAAATTCACAAATTTTGATTTTTGATGAAGCAACAGCTAACATTGACGGAAAACGTAGAAAAAGTTTTTATCAGTTGTTACATGAATTATCTGTAGATAAAATAGTTATTTTTGCAACTCACAATTTAGAGGAGCTAGAAGAAGCAGATGTGATAATTGATTTAAATAAGTTTTCATAA
- a CDS encoding radical SAM/SPASM domain-containing protein, whose amino-acid sequence MYNFTLYMTTDCNFKCQYCYEDYHNHYQLNEKTLVDSLEFMMNYGDRGKVLIDFLGGEPLLKKDLIYKAVAYIKDNYPEREVKYYITTNCSMMDDRFIAFMKENHFTVRLSFDGNKETHDLNRVAKDGVSCYEKIFENIMKVKDSGLNFSVRMTVTENTIPYMFENICYLHEHGLDNICMIMDVYLKICDELKVEFEKQVGQILQYYLAEAAAGRVFTIDQFDGKMFNMLCDFGNCFGMCDAGIGNFKIFPNGQIYPCGFLTSNEKYCIGNIKEGVDIRKAKLIAMSNFDKTDPKCKGCTIRDFCHGMKCGYMNFINTGKINVPSDAECIFEHIFYKAMVQILEYYLQQPIEIVREKLGVYIDYIQEEDLKFSEFGEKIAKRLSDER is encoded by the coding sequence ATGTACAATTTTACATTATATATGACAACAGATTGCAATTTTAAATGCCAGTATTGTTATGAAGACTACCATAACCATTATCAGTTGAATGAAAAAACACTTGTGGACTCTTTGGAGTTTATGATGAATTATGGGGATAGAGGGAAAGTCTTGATTGATTTTTTGGGCGGTGAGCCTTTGCTGAAGAAAGATTTAATTTACAAGGCAGTAGCCTATATCAAAGATAATTATCCGGAAAGGGAAGTAAAGTATTATATTACTACCAACTGTTCCATGATGGATGATCGGTTCATTGCATTTATGAAAGAAAATCATTTTACAGTACGCCTTAGTTTTGATGGGAATAAGGAAACCCATGATTTGAACAGAGTTGCGAAAGATGGAGTTTCTTGCTATGAAAAAATTTTTGAGAATATCATGAAGGTAAAGGATAGTGGATTGAATTTTTCTGTAAGAATGACGGTCACAGAAAATACCATTCCGTATATGTTCGAAAACATCTGTTACCTGCATGAGCATGGCTTGGATAACATCTGTATGATTATGGATGTATATTTAAAAATATGTGATGAGCTGAAGGTAGAATTTGAAAAACAGGTGGGACAAATTTTGCAGTACTATTTGGCTGAGGCAGCAGCGGGCAGAGTTTTTACTATAGATCAATTTGATGGAAAAATGTTTAATATGTTGTGTGATTTTGGGAACTGCTTTGGCATGTGCGATGCCGGAATTGGAAATTTCAAGATCTTTCCGAATGGTCAGATATATCCATGCGGATTTCTTACAAGTAATGAAAAATATTGTATAGGTAATATCAAGGAAGGCGTTGATATAAGAAAGGCAAAATTAATAGCAATGTCGAACTTTGATAAAACCGATCCGAAGTGCAAGGGATGCACAATCCGAGATTTTTGTCATGGTATGAAATGCGGATATATGAATTTTATCAATACAGGGAAGATTAATGTACCATCGGATGCAGAGTGTATTTTTGAACATATCTTTTATAAGGCAATGGTGCAGATTCTTGAATATTATTTACAGCAGCCGATTGAAATAGTTAGAGAAAAATTAGGAGTGTATATAGACTATATCCAGGAGGAAGATTTAAAATTCAGTGAGTTCGGAGAGAAGATTGCCAAGAGGTTAAGTGATGAAAGGTAA
- a CDS encoding helix-turn-helix domain-containing protein has protein sequence MNVIRQLRKKVGISQKELSIQLKLSQQSISRIENMDSLDTVPGYLLLRFADFFNVTIDKLIGKDELDLSEEQEDEMWQIYRQLDSVNRETLLVMGRRLFDTQESDTKISGR, from the coding sequence ATGAATGTTATACGTCAACTAAGAAAAAAGGTCGGCATTTCACAAAAAGAATTAAGCATCCAGCTGAAACTCAGTCAACAATCAATTAGTAGAATAGAAAACATGGATAGTTTGGATACTGTTCCTGGATATCTATTATTACGGTTTGCAGATTTTTTTAATGTTACAATTGATAAATTGATTGGGAAAGACGAGCTGGATTTGTCTGAAGAACAAGAAGATGAGATGTGGCAGATATACAGACAATTGGATTCTGTCAATAGGGAAACTTTATTAGTTATGGGAAGAAGGTTATTTGATACGCAGGAATCCGATACAAAGATAAGTGGTAGGTGA
- a CDS encoding zinc dependent phospholipase C family protein, giving the protein MKKKLKIMVSLIGVLAMISANVVFAAESQKVPQKIQEIANGSDDIYGDGAPLEHVENGDERFQSGGIDHTHQYIVANALTILNNDKGGSLFNDELNARILMEATDWPDKVGNETDFGTFAGHFYDPDTGKNWMGQTSPTARTRAETYYENAVIMYQAGDINRAMDYLGKGTHYVSDLNEPHHASNLTAVNSNHSAFEKYVDKNRTSYTISGNSFSSQIYNDAVSLSVGDLMFSAAKHSKELVDMAQNESTYSNAGNQSVQYAIRTVTQYIYKFGKEVGIY; this is encoded by the coding sequence ATGAAGAAAAAACTAAAAATCATGGTATCGCTAATAGGAGTTTTAGCGATGATTTCAGCTAATGTGGTATTTGCAGCAGAATCACAGAAAGTTCCCCAGAAGATTCAAGAAATAGCAAATGGTTCCGACGATATCTACGGTGATGGTGCACCTCTGGAGCATGTAGAAAATGGGGATGAACGTTTTCAATCGGGCGGTATTGATCATACTCATCAGTACATAGTAGCAAATGCACTTACCATTTTGAATAATGATAAAGGGGGAAGCTTATTTAATGATGAATTAAATGCAAGAATATTAATGGAGGCGACAGATTGGCCTGATAAGGTTGGAAATGAGACGGACTTTGGTACATTTGCAGGGCACTTTTATGATCCAGATACCGGAAAAAACTGGATGGGACAGACATCACCAACTGCCCGGACAAGAGCAGAGACATATTATGAGAATGCAGTTATCATGTATCAGGCTGGAGATATAAATAGGGCAATGGATTATCTTGGAAAAGGAACGCACTATGTATCTGATTTGAATGAACCGCACCATGCTTCAAATTTAACGGCGGTAAATAGTAATCATTCAGCGTTTGAAAAGTATGTAGACAAAAATAGAACATCTTACACGATTTCAGGTAATTCGTTTTCTTCTCAAATCTATAATGATGCAGTTTCTCTATCAGTGGGAGACTTAATGTTTTCGGCTGCGAAGCATTCAAAAGAACTGGTTGATATGGCACAAAATGAAAGTACATATTCAAATGCAGGAAATCAATCAGTACAGTATGCAATTAGAACAGTCACACAATATATCTATAAATTTGGAAAAGAAGTGGGAATTTACTAA